CCTGGGGGAGTTCGGGCAGCTGCCGCCGCAGGACGTCGTCGCGACACTGACGCGCCTCACAGCCCGGACCGTCGCCGACGCGTTGCGGCCGCTGGGCGCCACCGAGGTGTTCGCCTCGGGAGGCGGGGTGCGCAACCCGACGCTGACCGCGATGCTGCGCGCCGAACTGGCCGGCACGCGGCTGCGCGCCTCGGAGGAACTGGGGCTGCCCGCCGCGGCGAAGGAGGCGTACGCGTTCGCCGTACTCGGCTACCTCACCGTGCACGGCCTCCCCGGCAACGCACCCGGCTGCACCGGGGCGGCCGGGCCCCGGGTCCTGGGGTCGATCACCCCCGGCAGCGGCCCGCTACGACTGCCGGCCCCGGCGCCCCTCGCCCCGAGCTCCCTGTCCCTGCGGGCGGACGGCCCCGACGCACGGCCAACCGCGCCGCCCTGAGGGCCGGCGCCCCGGCCGGGCCGGTCACCTGCCCACGATCTTGCGGACGTTCTCGATGCTGCCGCAGTCCGACGCGAGCTGCCTCTCCCGCTCCCGCAGGAACGCCGCGCCCAGCTCGGCCCTGCGCTCGTCGGGGACGTTCTCCCGGGTGCCGTTGAGGATGGTCCGCTCCTCCTCGTCCAGATGGTGGGAGACCGCCTTGACGAGGTCCTCCAGGCGCTCGTCCCACTCCTCGGAGCCGACGTCCTCCACCTCCAGGAGCCTCAGCAGCGCCTCGTTGCCCTCGGCGTGCTCCTCCTCGCCGTGCTCCACCTCGTCGTCGTCGACGCCCCGGAAACGCTTGAGCGCGCCGTACACCTCGGCCTCCTCGGCCTCGCCGTGCGCGATGAGCAACGCCGAGAACTCGTCCCGGGCCGCCTCGCGGTCGGCCTCGATGCTCCGCATCCGGCGGAAGAGCTCCTCCATCGTGCGGTGGTCCTTGAGGATCACCGCGACCACGTCCTGGCCCTTGCCCTGGTCCGCCATTCCACACGCCTCCTCGATCGGTGTTCACGGTCTCCTCGCGCCTGCTCGCTCGCCGCGCCCTGAAACCCTCCGACCACCCGCGATCAGCGGCGGAGCACCTTGCGGGGACACCCGGCCGCCGAGCAGGCGGTCTGGTCCCGGCCAGGGCCGGATGGGCCACGGCCGCCCGCGCGCGGCCGTGTCTGCACCGGCATCGACGCCGCCGGTGCCATCGTGGGCCCCCGCGCTCCGTCTCCCTGGAGGTCCCGCCGTGTCCCCACGCCCGTACGGCCACGCCCGCCGGATCGGTCCGTCCCTGGCCGCCGCCACCGTCGTGTGCGGCGCCCTGCTCGGCGTCTGTGTGCCGCCCGCGCAGGCCGTCGCGGACCGCAACCCGCCGCCGCTTACCGGCGCGGACCTCCGCCAGGAGCTCCGCGACCTCGTCGACCGCCCCGACGGGCCCCCCGGAGTCATCGCCGTCCTGCGCGACGGCGACCGTACGAAGGTCTACCGCGCGGGCGTGGCCGACCTGGAGAACGGCCGGCCGCCGAGCGCGACCGACCACATGCGCATCGCCAGCGTCGCCAAGGCCTTCAGCGGGGCCGTGGCCCTGAGCCTCGTCGACCGCGGTCGGCTGAGCCTGGACTCCACCATCGGCGAGGTCCTGCCCGACCAGCCCGCCGCCTGGCACGAGGTGACCCTGCGCCAACTCCTCAACCACACCAGCGGGCTGCCCGACTACTCGGCCTCCCAGGAGTTCCGCGACATCGTCTCGGCGGATCCCCGCCACCGCTTCGACTCGCGCCGCCTGCTGGAGTTCGTCGCCGGCGAGGACCTCGCGTTCCGGCCGGGCAGCCGCTACCAGTACTCCAACTCCGACAACATCGCCGTCGCCCTCATGGCCGAGGCCGCCACCGGAAGCCGGTACGAGACGCTGCTGCGCGAGCTCGTGTACCGGCCGCTCGGCCTGACCGCCACCAGCCTGCCCCAGGGCTACCGGCTGCCCGTACCCTTCCTCCACGGCTACCAGATCGACCCGGAGGAAGGGCCCGTCGACGTCAGCGAGGCCGTGAGCGCCTCCGGAGCCTGGGCGGCGGGGGGCATCGTCTCGACCCCCAAGGACCTGACCGCCTTCATCCGGGGCTACGCGGGCGGCGCCCTCATCTCCGACCGCACCCGCCGTCAGCAGTTCCGGTTCATCCCCGGTGCGCTGTCCCAGCCCCCCGGCCCGGGCCGCACCGACGCTGGCCTGGCCATCTACCGCTACACCACCCGCTGCGGGACGGTGTACGGTCACACCGGCAACACGCCCGGCTACACACAGCTCGCGGCGGCCACCGCGGACGGCAGCCGCTCGCTGACCTTCACGATCACCACCCAGACGTCACTGACCGCCAACCCGGACCTGCTCGCGCGGGTCCGGGACGTCCAGGAGGACTTCGTGTGCGCCCTGCTGCGCGGGTGACCGGCCC
This DNA window, taken from Streptomyces sp. TN58, encodes the following:
- a CDS encoding hemerythrin domain-containing protein, encoding MADQGKGQDVVAVILKDHRTMEELFRRMRSIEADREAARDEFSALLIAHGEAEEAEVYGALKRFRGVDDDEVEHGEEEHAEGNEALLRLLEVEDVGSEEWDERLEDLVKAVSHHLDEEERTILNGTRENVPDERRAELGAAFLRERERQLASDCGSIENVRKIVGR
- a CDS encoding serine hydrolase domain-containing protein, encoding MSPRPYGHARRIGPSLAAATVVCGALLGVCVPPAQAVADRNPPPLTGADLRQELRDLVDRPDGPPGVIAVLRDGDRTKVYRAGVADLENGRPPSATDHMRIASVAKAFSGAVALSLVDRGRLSLDSTIGEVLPDQPAAWHEVTLRQLLNHTSGLPDYSASQEFRDIVSADPRHRFDSRRLLEFVAGEDLAFRPGSRYQYSNSDNIAVALMAEAATGSRYETLLRELVYRPLGLTATSLPQGYRLPVPFLHGYQIDPEEGPVDVSEAVSASGAWAAGGIVSTPKDLTAFIRGYAGGALISDRTRRQQFRFIPGALSQPPGPGRTDAGLAIYRYTTRCGTVYGHTGNTPGYTQLAAATADGSRSLTFTITTQTSLTANPDLLARVRDVQEDFVCALLRG